A section of the Jaculus jaculus isolate mJacJac1 chromosome 6, mJacJac1.mat.Y.cur, whole genome shotgun sequence genome encodes:
- the Krt5 gene encoding keratin, type II cytoskeletal 5, whose amino-acid sequence MSRQSSVSFRSGGSRSFSAASAITPSVSRTSFSSVSRCGGGGGGGGGRVSLGGAYGAGGYGSRSLYNLGGSKRISFSSSGGSFRNRLGAGAGGGFGAGAGSGFGFGGGAGAGFGFGGGAGFGGGYGGAGFPVCPPGGIQEVTINQNLLTPLNLQIDPTIQRVRTEEREQIKTLNNKFASFIDKVRFLEQQNKVLDTKWTLLQEQGTKTIRQNLDPLFEQYINNLRRQLDGVLGERGRLDSELRNMQDLVEDFKNKYEDEINKRTTAENEFVMLKKDVDAAYMNKVELEAKVDALMDEINFMKMFFDAELSQMQTHVSDTSVVLSMDNNRSLDLDSIIAEVKAQYEDIANRSRTEAETWYQTKYEELQQTAGRHGDDLRNTKHEISEMNRMIQRLRSEIDNVKKQCANLQNAIADAEQRGELALKDARNKLAELEEALQKAKQDMARLLREYQELMNTKLSLDVEIATYRKLLEGEECRLSGEGVGPVNISVVTNSVSSGYGGGSGFGGGSGFGGGLGGGLGGGLGSGLGGGGGGSYYSSSSGGIGLGGGLGVGGSGFSASSGRGMGMGFGSGGGSSSSVKFVSTTSSSRRSFKS is encoded by the exons ATGTCTCGCCAGTCCAGCGTGTCGTTCCGGAGTGGGGGCAGCCGCTCCTTCAGCGCCGCCTCTGCCATCACCCCGTCCGTCTCCCGCACCAGCTTCAGCTCGGTGTCCCGCTGCgggggtggcggcggcggcggtggtggcCGGGTCAGCCTTGGGGGTGCTTACGGAGCTGGCGGCTATGGCAGCCGGAGTCTCTACAACTTGGGGGGCTCCAAGAGGATATCCTTCAGCTCCAGCGGGGGCAGCTTCAGGAACCGACTGGGTGCCGGAGCTGGAGGCGGCTTTGGAGCGGGAGCCGGCAGCGGGTTCGGTTTTGGCGGTGGAGCTGGTGCTGGCTTTGGGTTCGGTGGTGGAGCTGGCTTTGGTGGTGGCTATGGGGGCGCTGGCTTCCCAGTGTGCCCCCCTGGAGGCATCCAAGAGGTCACCATCAACCAGAACCTCCTCACTCCCCTGAACCTGCAAATCGACCCCACCATCCAGAGGGTGAGGACCGAGGAGCGTGAGCAGATCAAGACCCTCAACAACAAGTTCGCCTCCTTCATCGACAAG gTGCGCTTCCTGGAGCAGCAGAACAAGGTCCTGGACACCAAGTGGACCCTGCTGCAGGAGCAGGGCACCAAGACCATCAGGCAGAACCTGGACCCTCTGTTTGAGCAGTACATCAACAACCTCCGCAGGCAGCTGGATGGGGTCCTTGGGGAGAGAGGCCGCCTGGATTCGGAGCTGAGGAACATGCAGGACCTTGTGGAGGACTTCAAGAACAA GTATGAAGATGAAATCAATAAGCGAACCACTGCAGAAAATGAGTTTGTGATGCTCaagaag GATGTGGACGCTGCCTACATGAACAAGGTGGAGTTAGAGGCCAAGGTCGATGCACTTATGGATGAGATCAACTTCATGAAGATGTTCTTTGATGCG GAGCTGTCTCAGATGCAGACACATGTCTCAGACACGTCCGTAGTGCTGTCCATGGACAACAACCGCAGCCTGGACCTGGACAGCATCATCGCTGAGGTCAAGGCGCAGTATGAGGATATTGCCAACCGCAGCAGGACGGAAGCTGAGACCTGGTACCAGACCAAG TATGAGGAGCTGCAGCAGACAGCTGGCCGGCATGGGGACGACCTCCGCAACACCAAGCATGAGATCTCGGAGATGAACCGCATGATCCAGAGACTGAGGTCCGAGATCGACAACGTCAAGAAGcag TGCGCTAACCTCCAGAATGCCATCGCCGACGCCGAGCAGCGTGGGGAGCTGGCCCTCAAGGACGCCAGGAACAAGCTGGCTGAGCTGGAGGAGGCCCTGCAGAAGGCCAAGCAGGACATGGCCCGGCTGCTGAGGGAGTACCAGGAGCTCATGAACACCAAGCTGTCCCTGGATGTGGAGATCGCCACCTACCGCAAGCTGCTGGAGGGCGAGGAGTGCAG ACTGAGCGGAGAAGGAGTTGGACCAGTCAATATCT CTGTCGTCACGAACAGTGTCTCCTCGGGCTACGGCGGCGGCAGTGGCTTTGGAGGTGGCAGCGGCTTTGGCGGTGGCCTTGGTGGAGGCCTTGGTGGAGGCCTTGGCAGTGGTCTTGGCGGAGGTGGTGGCGGGAGCTACTACTCCAGCAGCAGTGGGGGCATCGGTCTGGGTGGTGGGCTTGGTGTGGGGGGCTCTGGCTTCAGTGCAAGCAGTGGCCGAGGGATGGGCATGGGCTTTGGCAGTGGTGGGGGCAGCAGCTCCAGCGTCAAATTtgtctccaccacctcttcttcccGGAGGAGCTTCAAGAGCTAA